From Rhinolophus sinicus isolate RSC01 linkage group LG15, ASM3656204v1, whole genome shotgun sequence, the proteins below share one genomic window:
- the SLC16A13 gene encoding monocarboxylate transporter 13, which translates to MARRAEPPDGGWGWMVVLAAFFQSALVFGVLRSFGVFFVEFVAAFEEQAARVSWITSIGIAVQQFGSPVGSALSTKFGPRPVVMAGAILASLGMLLASFATSLTHLYLSIGLLSGCGWALTFTPTLACLSRYFSRRRSLAMGLALTGVGLSSFAFAPLFQWLLSHYGWRGALLLVSAFSLHLVACGALLRPLSLTEDSAMGGPGAQLAFLLCHGPFLRYTVALTLINTGYFIPYVHLVAHLQDLGWDPLPAAFLLSVTAISDLTGRVVSGWLGDAVPWPVARLLTLWTALTGVSLALFPVAQAPTALVTLAVAYGFTSGALTPVAFSVLPDLVGNGRIYCGLGLVQMVESIGGLLGAPLSGYLRDVTGNYTASFVVAGAFLLAGSGVLITLPHFCSSSTSKSQDLVIEALDTKIPLPKEGLGED; encoded by the exons ATGGCGCGTAGGGCCGAGCCCCCCGAcgggggctggggctggatggTGGTGCTCGCAGCGTTCTTCCAGTCTGCGTTGGTGTTCGGGGTGCTCCGTTCCTTCGGGGTCTTCTTCGTGGAGTTTGTGGCGGCCTTTGAGGAGCAGGCAGCGCGCGTCTCCTGGATCACCTCCATAGGAATCGCGGTGCAGCAGTTTGGGA GCCCAGTGGGCAGTGCCCTGAGCACGAAGTTTGGGCCCAGGCCCGTGGTGATGGCTGGGGCCATCTTGGCTTCGCTGGGGATGCTGCTCGCCTCCTTTGCTACCTCCTTGACCCACCTGTACCTGAGTATTGGGCTGCTCTCAG GCTGTGGCTGGGCCTTGACCTTCACTCCGACCCTGGCCTGCCTGTCCCGTTACTTCTCTCGCCGGCGATCCCTGGCCATGGGGCTGGCACTGACAGGCGTGGGGCTGTCTTCCTTTGCCTTTGCCCCACTCTTCCAATGGCTGCTCAGCCACTATGGCTGGCGGGGTGCCTTACTGCTGGTGTCTGCCTTCTCCCTCCACCTGGTGGCCTGTGGTGCTCTCCTCCGCCCACTCTCCCTAACTGAGGACTCTGCCATGGGAGGTCCTGGGGCCCAACTTGCCTTCCTTCTCtgtcatggccccttcctccgtTACACTGTTGCCCTCACCCTGATCAACACTGGCTACTTCATTCCCTACGTGCACCTAGTGGCCCATCTCCAGGACCTGGGTTGGGATCCACTGCCTGCTGCCTTTCTACTCTCAGTGACTGCTATTTCTGACCTTACGGGGCGTGTGGTTTCTGGGTGGCTAGGGGATGCAGTCCCATGGCCTGTGGCACGACTTCTGACGCTCTGGACTGCGCTGACTGGGGTGTCACTGGCCCTGTTCCCTGTTGCTCAGGCTCCCACAGCCCTGGTGACTCTGGCTGTGGCCTATGGCTTCACATCAGGGGCCCTGACCCCAGTGGCCTTCTCCGTGCTGCCTGATCTGGTGGGGAATGGAAGGATATACTGTGGCCTTGGACTGGTGCAGATGGTAGAGAGCATCGGGGGGCTGCTGGGGGCCCCTCTGTCAG GCTATCTCCGGGATGTGACAGGCAACTACACAGCTTCTTTTGTGGTGGCTGGGGCCTTCCTTCTTGCAGGGAGTGGAGTTCTCATCACTCTGCCGCACTTCTGCTCCTCATCTACCTCCAAGTCTCAGGACCTTGTAATAGAGGCACTGGATACCAAAATCCCTTTGCCCAAGGAAGGGCTGGGAGAGGACTGA